From a single Actinomyces viscosus genomic region:
- the hflX gene encoding GTPase HflX, which translates to MTQNHSRTPSTPEDARDGRDSRDVQDVVARVLSRTGTALASTAAQHEREADRREANDSDDGALEREARAARRRVAGLSTELEDVSEVEYRQVRLEKVVLVGLDLPRPHGPATGAPGGSAPQTRDLQDADTSLRELAALAQTAGSEVLDALVQRRDHPDPATYLGSGKARELADVVAAAGADTVIVDGELAPSQRRALEDVVGVKVVDRTALILDIFAQHAKSREGKAQVELAQLEYLLPRLRGWGESMSRQAGGRVAAGQGIGSRGPGETKIELDRRRIRQRMARLRREIQAMAPSRETKRGSRRRGAIPSVAIAGYTNAGKSSLMNRLTEAGIMVEDALFATLDPTVRRAETSEGRTYTLTDTVGFVRNLPHELIEAFRSTLEEVAGADLVLHVVDAAHPDPLGQVAAVRTVLSEIPGALDVPELIVLNKVDLADAVTLAALRTGLPGAVAVSARTGEGIEELRTRIEQMLPHPQVSIDAVVPYSRGDLVSRVHAEGEIDTVDYVETGTRVVARVGAALAAEIEGVATGATVG; encoded by the coding sequence GTGACCCAGAACCACTCCCGTACCCCCTCCACCCCCGAGGACGCTCGCGACGGCCGTGACAGCCGCGATGTTCAGGACGTCGTCGCCAGGGTCCTGTCCCGGACCGGGACCGCCCTGGCCTCCACCGCCGCCCAGCACGAGCGGGAGGCCGACCGCCGAGAGGCCAACGACTCCGACGACGGTGCCCTTGAGCGCGAGGCCCGCGCCGCCCGCCGCCGCGTGGCCGGCCTGTCCACCGAGCTGGAGGACGTCAGCGAGGTCGAGTACCGCCAGGTCCGCCTGGAGAAGGTCGTCCTGGTCGGCCTGGATCTGCCCCGTCCCCATGGCCCCGCCACCGGTGCCCCGGGCGGCAGCGCCCCGCAGACGCGGGACCTCCAGGACGCTGACACCTCCCTGCGCGAGCTGGCCGCCCTGGCCCAGACCGCCGGCAGCGAGGTCCTCGACGCCCTCGTCCAGAGACGCGACCACCCCGACCCGGCCACCTACCTGGGCAGCGGCAAGGCACGCGAGCTGGCCGATGTGGTGGCCGCGGCCGGGGCCGACACGGTCATCGTCGACGGCGAGCTCGCCCCCTCCCAGCGGCGGGCCCTGGAGGACGTCGTCGGCGTCAAGGTCGTCGACCGCACCGCCCTCATCCTGGACATCTTCGCTCAGCACGCCAAGTCCCGCGAGGGCAAGGCCCAGGTCGAGCTCGCCCAGCTCGAGTACCTCCTGCCGCGCCTGCGCGGATGGGGCGAGTCCATGTCCCGTCAGGCCGGGGGCCGCGTGGCCGCGGGCCAGGGCATCGGCTCACGCGGCCCCGGAGAGACCAAGATCGAGCTCGACCGGCGTCGCATCCGTCAGCGCATGGCCCGCCTGCGCCGCGAGATCCAGGCCATGGCCCCCTCACGAGAGACCAAGCGGGGCTCGCGCCGGCGCGGTGCCATCCCCTCGGTGGCGATCGCCGGCTACACCAACGCCGGCAAGTCCTCCCTCATGAACCGGCTCACCGAGGCCGGCATCATGGTCGAGGACGCCCTGTTCGCCACCCTCGACCCCACCGTGCGGCGCGCCGAGACCTCCGAGGGGCGCACCTACACCCTCACCGACACCGTCGGCTTCGTACGCAACCTGCCCCACGAGCTCATCGAGGCCTTCCGCTCCACCCTGGAGGAGGTGGCCGGGGCCGACCTCGTGCTCCACGTCGTCGACGCCGCCCACCCCGACCCCCTGGGCCAGGTGGCGGCCGTGCGCACCGTCCTGTCCGAGATCCCCGGCGCCCTGGACGTCCCCGAGCTCATCGTCCTCAACAAGGTCGACCTCGCCGACGCCGTCACCCTGGCGGCGCTGCGCACCGGCCTGCCCGGAGCAGTGGCGGTCTCAGCCCGCACGGGGGAGGGGATCGAGGAGCTGCGCACCCGCATCGAGCAGATGCTGCCCCACCCTCAGGTGAGCATCGACGCCGTCGTGCCCTACTCGCGCGGCGACCTCGTCTCCCGGGTCCACGCCGAGGGCGAGATCGACACGGTCGACTACGTCGAGACCGGGACCCGCGTCGTGGCGCGC